The Thermococcus sp. 4557 genomic sequence CTTGTCCCTGAAGAGGTTCCACAGCTCCTTCTTGGCCATCACCCAGAAGTCGCTCATGCTCCCTCACCCCCTATTGGCTCGCTGATGTCCGCCCCCACTGCCCTCATGAAGACCTCCTCGAGGTTCTCTGCGTCGTACTTCTCCTTCAGCTCCTTCGGAGTTCCCACCTCTACTATCTGCCCCTTGTTTATCAGGGCGACGCGGTGGCAGAGGAACTCGACCTCGAGCATGTTGTGGCTCGAGAGCAGGAACGTGACCCCTTCCGTCCTTGAAAAGCGTCTTATCATCTGTCTTATCGCGTATGCGTTGACTATGTCCAGTCCGCTCGCCGGTTCGTCCAGTATTGCCAGCTTCGGCTGCACCATGAGCGCCCTCGCTATGAGGAGCTTCCTCGTCATTCCCTTGGAGTACGTCGACACCTTGTCGTGCAGCCTCTCTCCCAGTCCACTGAGCTCAACGCCCAGCTCGAGCATCTCCCTCGCCTTCTCCTCGTCCTTGGCGTAGAGCCGCGCCATGAACTGGAGGTATTCGTAGCCGGTGAGGTTCTTGTAGGCGCCTGCCTCCTCGGGAAGGTAGCTGATGATCTCCCTGACTCTGTCGGCCTCCTTCACCACATCGTGGCCGTCTATCTTTGCGCTTCCTCCCGTCGGCTTGAGGAGCGTCGAGAGTATTTTTAGCGTGGTGCTCTTTCCGGCACCGTTGGGCCCGATGAGCCCAAAGATTTCACCCTCGTTGATTGAGAAGCTTATCCCCTTGAGGGCCTTTACCTTTCCGTAGTCCTTCTCCAGGTTCAGAACTTCAACCATGGGCATGCTTGACCCTCCCCAGCTTGTAAACGAGTAGCCCAATCGTGGCAAGCACCACACCAAACGCAAAGAGCTCCGTTATTTTTGCGTATCCCCCCACAAAAGCCATGCCAAGGCCGGTGGCTACCCCCAGCCAGCCATTCAGTTCGTGCCCGTTCTTGAACCGGTGCCCGAGGCCCATGAGTAGGGCGCCGGCCATTATGAGGCCGAGCTCGGCGAGGAGCAGCGGCGTGTTTATCCCCCTGCAGACCTCTCCGCTCGGGAGCTTCATACAGGCGAGCCTTTCAACGGGCGGCTTGGCTATTCCCAGTGCCACTCCCAGGAAGTAGAACAGCCCCCCGACGGCCTTCTTAACGTTCATTCCCATCACCACCGTATATGAACACGTCTTCAATTTTAACGCCGAAAAAGCGCGCTATCCTGAACGCCAGCCTCAGCGATGGGTCGTAGCGACCCTTCTCGATGGCTATTATCGTCTGTCTCGTAACCCCGAGGGCCTTGGCGAGCTCCTCCTGGGTGAGTCCCTGGGCTTCCCTAAGCTCCCTTAGGCGGTTCTTCACTCACATCACCCTCGAGTAGTGGTACCTCATCAGGGCGTGTCCGAATATGGCAACGACGTAAATGAGGGCGAGCACCTTGGCGGGATCGAGCCATTCGAGGTTATCCACTGCGAGGATGGCTATGAGGAGCAGAACCTGAAGGATTATGAGGGTTCTCTCGGAGGCGATCTGATTTATTCTCCTCCCGCGCTCGTCCTTCATCTGGCCGGTTTCTTTCATGAAGCGGTAGAAGACAACCCAGTATATCACTGTGGCGGCCGCTATAAAAATGAAGAGGGCTTCGCTCCCCATTCACATCACCCGTGAGTAGTGGTACCTGACGGCGAGGTAGCCGAGCGTGGCCACGAGTGCTATGGAGAGTATGCCGTGGTAGGCGGGACTTGTCCTGTCACCAATGATAAAGCGGACGTAGATTATCTCCAGAACCGCCAGGGCCTGAATGAACATAACCGTCTTTTCGGCGGCTTTACAGTCAATCAAAATGCCCCTCTCATCCCTTTCTTCGCCCACGTTTCTGCGGTAGCCCGTTGCGAGGTAAAGGGTCGTAAGGGTCCCAATTATTAGGACGATGATGCCTAAGAGTTCCCTCATTCACATCGCCCTCCCGTAGTGGTAGTGCGATAGGAGGAGCACCGCTGCCCCTGCAGCGAGGGGAATTATAAGCTTCGTTGCCACCTCGCTGTTTCCCTGGCTGTACTCCCAGAGGTATTCAAGGAAGAGGAGAAAGCTCATCACCGCGTAGCCGTTTCTCGCGCTCTTCGCGCTTATGAACTCGGTCCTCTCGTCCTCAACCCTCTCAATCCTTGAGTCGTAGTACCACGTGAGCAGATAGCTAAGTAAAAAGCCCGCTACAAAGATCCCCACGGCTAAGAGAGCCCTCCCGGACTTCGTCGAGTAAGCCAGCCCAATTATCATGCCCGTAACGAGAATTCCCAGCAGGTGTTCGTACTTCATCTCACATCACCTCTTCATAGTGGGCCTTTGCAAAGAAGGGCACGAGAGCGTAGACGAACATGAAAAGCCCGCTCACGATGGAGGCGCTCTTCCAGAAGGGGTCGCCCTGGGAAATTATGCTCGTCGAAACGAAAGTCAGGGCTATGGTAAAGCCGAGGACGCGCATCGTCAAGGCGTGGCTCTTCTCTTCAATCCTTTCAGTCCGTTCATCAACGATAACCTCTCCAATCTTTTCCAGGTAGCGAGCGTAAGCGGTGGCGATAACCGCGCCAAGGAAAAGGGCCGCAACGCCGAGGAGCACGCTCCCCCTGTTCGAGGCCACGATGAACAGCCCGAGAACTACTGCGAATATCACTCCCCAGCCGAACCAGTGTTTGGCTTTCATTCACATCACCCTCGAGTAGTAGTGCCTGAGCCCAACCTTTAAAAGCGAGACAAGCACCATGAGGACAAGCGAGAGATAGTACGCACTCTTCAGCCCGGGATAGCTTTGGGAGAGGATTGCCAGACCCACAACGCTGAACGCTAGGACGAGAACTACTACCTGAAGCGTCCTTCTGGAACTCATCTCATCTATCCTCAGCGTCCTCTCATCACTCAAAACCTCCCCGCGCTTCTTGACCCATTCCGAATAGAGGAAGGTCACGCCTACTGCCCCGGCCAGGACCCCAAAGGCGAGGGGTGCACTCCCCATCCACAGCGCCACTGCCAGCATTGAAGCCGTCGTGGCGGGAATCACATACCCAATGAGCCTCCATCTTTCCACACTCATCACCATGTAAAGTTTCCTTTACGTAAAGCTTCCTTTACATCCTTATAAGCCTTTCCCCTCAAAGTTTTTAAAGCGCCGGGGAGAAGTTCAATCCGCGCGGGGGTTGCCGAGCCTGGCCAAAGGCGCGGGATTTAGGGTCCCGTCCCGTAGGGGTTCGCGGGTTCAAATCCCGTCCCCCGCACCACAACAGCCCTTGCTTGCGCATGTTGAGGCTTTCGCCTCAACACCTCGGGAAGCTTCGCTTCCCAAGGAGCGCTGGCGGAAGATTAAGTGCTTTTTTGAGGATTGCAAGTTCTGGAGTGGGTTTCTCGTTCACATACTCTTTGGTGAGTGTTTCACTGATAAAGGCGCCCGAAGGGCGCCGATGGTAAGTTGAAACTGTTCTAAAGGGCCTTCTTTTGTGTTAAACCCGCTTAAAATTATCCAGTTCTTTAGTGCACGACTGATTTTTGCTTCTCTGTGAGAAGGGCACTCTTTGATCAAACTTTGCAGAGCAAAGTTTCCTTGGTGAAGCTTTTTTCTAAAAGCTTCCCGTACTCTCAAACCCGCTGAAGTGATACTTCCCCCACGTTAGGAAACTTTGCGCGGGCAAAAGGTTGCCTACGGCAGTTTGAGTTCAATTCTTACGTCTTCGTCCATCAGGACGAAGAGGATCAGCGCCGAGAGGAGGGTTAGCGTTACCGCCGGAAGGGACAGTCCCACCATCACCCATAGGAGACCGAAGAGAAGGTCCAGGAGGGCTATGTACGCCGAGAGGTCCACAGTTGTCTCGTGTCCCGCCCAGACCCCGTAGGCGAAGAGCAGGTGCACGCTCCCGACGAGGATGTAGCCAAAAAATGTGTATTTCTCCCCGAAACTCATCGCGGCTATGCCGTAGAAGAAGATCGCGAGAAGAATAAAGAAAGAAACGACGAGGGGCTTAGGCCGCATCGCCGAGCTCCTCCACGGGGAGCTTCATCCTCGAGACCGCTATAAGGGTCAGGATTCCTATGAGCGGCATGAGGGCCAGTTCTCCCAGGGCCAGGCCGGTGCTCTGCCTCGCGAGTACGTCCGTTATCGTTGGAGCTATGGCGTTGGCCGAGTTGGAGATGAGACCAAGGGCGAAGCTGGCCTTCGGGAAGATGTTCCTGGGGTAAGTGGCCGGGGCGCTGGTCCAGAACGCTGGTCCGGTTCCCTGGAGGGCTCCGATGAGGACCACCGATGCGAGGGCGAGGGTGTAGTTGCCGGCGAGCATGGCCTTGCCGTAGACCAGCAGTCCGATGAAGGCAACCGCGTAGGAGAATATCATGACCTGCACGATGGCCTTGAAGAGACCCCTCGCGTTCGGGTTCTTCCTGGACAGCATGTAGCCGACGTAGCCCATGCCTATGCTCCAGAGCGCCTTGGATATGTTGAGGCTCGTGCTGAGCGTTGTCACGTGCTCCTTCGTCCACCCGATTTCATAGCCGAGGGATGCGGAGAACCCTATGATGGTGAATATGACCCAGAGGGCCGGGAAGAACGTGAAGCCGAGCACCCAGGTGAAGGGCATCTTCCAGACGCTTACCGTCTCAGCCCCCTCGGTCTTGTGGATTATCTCGAAGTCCTCGACGAAGAACCACCAGAGGGCGAGAACCGCGTACATTATGAGGACGGTGACCCAGAAACCGCCCTTCCACCCGAAGTCCGCGACGGCGTACTTGGCGCTCATGCTTCCAAACACACCGCCCCAGAAGATACCCGAGAGGATTATACCCTTCGCAAAGGGCCTCTCGGCAACGAAGAACTGGGCTATCTGGGTGCTGAAGAGCGGCACGAGCGTGACCACGAAACCCTGGATGAACCTAAGGAAGACGACGACGTACCAGTTGGGAGCGAGCGGAATGAGCGCCTGCGCTATCGCCGCCCAGCTGAGTGCTATGGCAACGCTCTTCTTGAAGCTTCCCTCGTATATCCTGGTGTGGCCGAGAAGGAACGCTATGAACAAACCAAAGACGTACGCTATGTGCTGCCATTCGTACTCCGCGCTGCTTATCCCGAAGTGGGCGATTATATCGGGCTTTGCGACGGCCATCATGGTCAGGGTTCCGAAGCCGGCCGTCATGACCAACGTGTCAAGCAGGACTGAGCTCCACCGTTTGTCCATGATTTATCCCTCCTAGAGCTTTCCGAATATCATGAGGATTCCGAAAACAATGAAAAGTGCCCCTGCGAACTTGTGGACCATGTCGAGGGGGATGAAGTCGCCGAGCTTGTCACCAAGAACCGCACCGATGAGGTTCACGGCGGCCAGGCCCAGAATGGCCCCCACAAAAGCTACCTTCCACCCATACTTGGCTGCGAAGGCCATGGTTGCCAGCTGGGTCTTATCCCCAAGCTCCGCCAGGAAAATGGCAAAGAATATAGCCAGGATGCCGTCCATCGCGCCTCCCTCAAAGCTTTGAAAGTGCTTCGTTCATCCTCTCCATTGCCTCAGTGAGCTGGCTCTTCTTTGTGGCGTAGCTTATCCTTATCCAGCCCTCTCCGGCCTTGCCGAAGGCTGTTCCGGGTATGACGACAACGCCTGCGTTCTCGAGGAGCCAGTTCGCAAAGTCCTCGCTGCTCATCCCGAGCTCTGGGTCGATCTTGGCCCAGAGGTAGAAGGCACCCTTCGGTCTGAACGGTGTGATGTGAGGCATTTTGCTGAGGTGGTGGAGAACCAGCTTCCTCCTCTCCGCGTAGGTCTGGCGCATTGCCTCAAGGGCCTCCCAGCTGCGCTTGTCGCGGAGGGCGGTGATTCCGGCTATCTGAATAAAGGACGTGACGTTTCCAATGACGTAGGCGTGGAGCTTTATCATATCCCTGATAACCTGGGTTGGGGCTATAGTGAAGCCGAGGCGCCAGCCGGTCATGGCGAAGGTCTTGGAGAAGCTGTTCGCCAGAATAGTGTTGTCCGGGGCGTATTTGATCATCGGGTAGTGCTTCGCCCCCTCGTAGAGGAAGTGCTCGTAGGGCTCGTCGCTCAGGATGTAGAGGTTGTAGTCCTCCGCTATGTCGGCTATTGCCTTCACAGTCTTCTTTTTAAGGACCGCGCCTGTGGGGTTGTTTGGATAGTTAATGACGAGCATTCTCGTTCTCTTGGTTATTGCCTCAACGAGCTCATCCGGGTCGATCTGGAACTCGTTCTCCTCGCGGAGGGGTATCCTCAGGATGCCTGCCTCGGCGATCTTTGCGTCCTCAACGTAGCAGACGAAGGCCGGGTCTGGGATGATAACGTCATCGTCCTGCTCCAGAAGGGTCTGGAACGCGAGGTAGGTGGCCTCGTAGGCACCCGCGGTGACGATTATATCGTTGGGGGAGATATCAACCTTGTAGTGGGTCTTGTAGTACTCCGCTATCGCTTCGCGGAACTCGGGGATGCCCGCGTTGGGGGTGTAGTGGGTGTATCCCTCATCTATTGCCCTCTTAGCGGCTTCCTTTATGACATCCGGGGTGTCAAAATCCGGCTCTCCAATTCCGAGGGAGATAACGTTTTCCATCTTCTTTGCCTTTTCGAAGAGCTCCCTGATCTTTGAGCGCTGGATGAGGTTTATTCTGCCCGCGAGGAAGTATTTACGTTTTTTATATCTCATGAGGACATCACCTCAGGCAGTCGGGAATGATAGGGGGATTTTATAAACCTATCCACCATAAAGCACAGGAATGGCCATCGGTCGCCTATAAAACTTCAACGAGGGCCGCCTTTTCAAAAAATCTTTTCGATTTTTCTGCCCCGCAGTCGGTCATGGACAGCTCCTCCAGGTTCAGCTCCGCAAGGATCTCCCCCGCCCTATCGCGGCTCCCAAAGACCACGAGGTAATTCTCACCGTCCCTGACGCCGTATTTTGCTATCGCATCTTTTATCTGGAGTGTCCCGGCAAGGCGGAGGAGGAGCTCGCCGCCGAGGGTTCTGGCGTGGTTGGTGCCCCTCTCAAATGAACGGAGTGCTAAAAGCGCCGCAAACGCCACCTCTTCCCAGCATTCGCCTCCCACTATCTGAAAGTCGCCGCCTATCAGGGGTATGAGTTCCCCGGCATCTTTGACGAATATCCTTGCGATGTGGAGATTCTCCGTTATTTCTTTCATCGGGCCACCCCATCCCCGGTGGATTCTTCGACGTTAAAACCCTTTCTGAGTCCCTCAGATTCGATTATTTATGAATTTTTTATAAATCGGTAATTTTTAAAAAATTTTTTGAAAATCATATTATTGTCGTAATATTAAGCAAGCGCAAAGTATTTAACTAATTAAATCACTATTTATTTCAGCGGCTTGCTGAACTGGGTGGTGCAGGGATGGCCAAAATGCGGATCATCAGTGTACAGCTTCCTCAGGGACTTATCAACGCCATGGATCAGCTCGTTAGGAAGGGGGTATACCCCAACAGAAGCGAGATAATCAGAGAAGCTATCCGCGAGCTTTTGAAGAAGGAGCTCTATCAGCTGGAGACTGAGGAACGCTCAACGCCTGAGTACATCCTGAAATAAGCCGCTGAAATCAACGTTAAAATCAAAGTCATTTAATAGTCGAACCTGAATTGGGGGTTGGGGCGATGGTATTTAAACTCTTAGAACAGGCCGGAATAAAACTCGATCTGGACGACGGGCCGAGGGCAGCGCAGGTTGATGGGTTCTCCGACGAGAACCTTGAGGACCTCATAAAGATAGTCATCGTCGGCGTTGGCGGTTCTGGAAACAACACCATAACCAGGCTCTACGAGCTTGGCGTCCAGGGTGCTGAGCTTATAGCAATGAACACCGACGCCCAGCACCTTGCCAGGACGAAGGCCCACAGGAAGCTTCTCCTCGGCAAGGAGATAACGCAGGGCAAGGGTTCGGGCGGAAACCCTGAGATAGGCTACCGCGCCGCCGAGGCGAGCGCCCATGAGATTGCCGAGACCATCGGTGACGCCGATCTTGTGTTCATAACCGCTGGTATGGGTAACGGCACCGGTACGGGCGCTGCTCCAGTTGTTGCTAAGGTCATAAAGGAGCGTGCCAGGCACAACGGAAGGTTTAGGGAGCCTCTCGTCGTCAGCGTTGTAACCTACCCGTTCAAGAACGAGGGTAAGATCAGGATTGAGAAGGCCAAGGCGGGCATAAAGGCCCTCATGTACTACTCCGACACGGTCATCATCATCGAGAACGACAAGCTCCTCAAGCTCGTTCCGAAGCTCCCGATAAACGCCGCCTTCCGCTTCGCCGACGAGATAATAGCCAGGATGGTCAAGGGCATTACCGAGACCATAAAGCTCCCATCCATGGTAAACATCGACTTCGCCGACGTTTACAGCGTTATGCACAACGGCGGTGCCGCCCTGATAGGAATCGGCGAGAGCGACTCCAGCAACAGGGCGGTTGATGCCGTCAAGAACGCGCTCGAGAACAAGATGCTCGAGGTCGAGTACGGCAGCGGTGACAGGGCTCTGGTTCACTTCACCGTCGGACCGGATGTGAGCCTCGGAGAGATAAACGACGCCATGAACATCGTCTACGAGAAGCTCGGCGAGAAGAGCGAAATCAAGTGGGGTGCGAGGATAGACGAGGACATGGGCAAGGTCGTCAGGGCAATGGTCATCATGACCGGCGTTAAGAGCCCGCACATCCTGGGCGGAGAGCACGCCCTCCAGGTCGGCTCATCGATGAAGGACAACATAATCGCCCCCGAGCCGGTTAAGCCCTTCAAGTCCAAGGATGGAGACTTCGACAGGATATTCAACATGATATCGGGCAGGCCTGAGAAGAAGGGGAAGGAGCTTCCGCCCTACGCGAAGAGGGTTCTCGACGACTTCCTGGATATTGCCTGAATTTCTTCCTTTATCATTTGGGCACAGGTGGTTCTATGGCAGTGGTTATTAGTGTAGCCAATCAGAAGGGCGGGGTCGGAAAGACCACCCTGACGATGAACCTCGCCTACGCTCTCTCCGCGATGGGCAGAAGGGTTCTCGTGGTGGACATAGACCCCCAGTTCAACCTGACTTTTGGCCTCATAGGAATGAACGTCCTTCAGCACGGCGACAGCAACGTGGGGACGCTGATGACGAGGGAGAGCGACATTGATAGTACCATAGTGGAAGTCCGGGAGAACCTCCATTTGGTGCCCAGCCACCTGAACCTCTCGGCCAAGGAGATCGAGATCATCAACACCTACAACCGTGAGAGGAGGCTTGAAAAGGCCCTCCTGCCAGTTCTGCCGGACTACGACTACGTTCTCATTGACAACCCGCCGAGCATGGGCATCTTCCTGGTCAACTCACTGACGGCCTCAGATTACGTGCTCATACCCCTGGAGCTCAGCTATTTTGGTGTCATAGGAATGCAGCTGATGTTCAATCTGATGCGCATGATACGTCAGGAGACCAACGAGAACCTTAAACTCCTCGGCCTGGTTCCCAACAAGTTCACCCGCCAGACGAAGGTTCCAAAGATGCGCCTCAAGGAACTCAGGGAGACCTACCCTGACGCCCCGATTCTGACGACCATTCCAAAGGCCATAGCCCTGGAAAAGGCTCAGAGCCAGGGGGTTAGCATATTCGAGTTCGAGGGTGATGGAAGGGCCGCGAAGGCCTTTTCAAAGCTTGCCCGCGAGGTGGTTGAGCTTGTCGAAGGATAAAATCCCCAAGCTTTTCGACGGTTCCGTTAACGAGCTCACCAAGCCTTCCAAGCCGAGGAAGAGGGATGAGAAGGGCGCCCTGAAATCCAGGGATATGAAGAAAGAGAAGATGCAGAAGACCCTCTACATAAGCAGGGACATGAACCGGAAGCTCATCGAGCTGTACGGCGAGGAGGGGAGGAGGCAGAGCATAATCGTGGAAGATGCGGTGAACCTCTACTACTACCTTAGAATGGCACTGGGCGAGAAGAAGTTCGAGGAGCTTCTGAGCGCCGTGAGGAGGGAAGACCCGGAGTTCCTGCGGGAGTACATAGGCAGATTCAAACTTTAACGTTAACCCAGATGCTAGATTCATCCATTGAATAAGCCCGCTCAAATCACGCCCCAACTCCCGGTGGATGGACACTGCGCGGCAACCATGGAATAATCTGCTCGAACCAGGCTCTGGAATAACACCCTGAAATCAGTCGCAGTACGCCTCCACTATCCTCTGAATTATTTTGCTCGTCTTCGCCCTGTCGCTCCTGTAGAGGTAGGGGATACGTATGACCTCCGCCTCTATCCCGTGGGTCCTCAGCGCGTCCCGGAGGCGCTCGCAGTTGAAGTCCTGGTCCGGGCCTATCGCGACGATGTCCGGGTCTATCCTGCGCACCAGCTCGTAGTCTATACCCCCCGGGGATCCGATGTAAACCTCGTCCACCATCTTAAGAGCCCTCAGAAGTTCCGCCCTGTCCTCCGCCGTGTTCACGGGCTCCCTGCGCTTCCGCTTTCTCACCGTTTCGTCGTGGGCAACTATAACCACCAGCTCGTCCCCCAGGGCCTTGGCCTGGCTTAAAAAGTGAATATGGCCGATGTGCAGGAGGTCAAAAACCCCGCCGACGAGGACGCGGATTCTTTTCCTCCTTTCCTCCTCGGTTCCGCTCATCTCAGCCCACCGTCAGTTCCCAGATTTTGTCCTTGGCGTGGTGGATGTTCTTCACGGCCTTCCCCTTGGGTTTCTCCTTCATGGCCTTTCCGTCCATCAGGGCAATGCCTATCGCCAGGGGCCTTCCGTAGTCCTCCTCAACCACGAAGACGAAGTCGCCCTCCTTTATGCTCTCGTCGGCGTCCGTTATTCCAGCCGCCATGACGTCGGCACCCTTGAGGACGAACGGAACGGCGCCGGCATCGACCACGACGCGCCTGGGCCACGTCCTCAGGTCCTCCTCGTTGGACAGCTCGTAGAGCGCTATAACAAGTGGGAAGATGAGTCCCTTCCTTCTTATGAAGAACGGCTTCCCGTTGACCAGGAGTATCTCCGTCGTCTTATCGAATTCCGCGACCTCAACCCTGTCCTTCCTGTTCAGCATCTTCCCCGCTATCTCCTCTCCGAAAGTCTCGCTCATCTCCCGGATTATCTCCTTCACTTCCTTCTTGCTGAGCGGGTGCTTGACCTTCAGCTCCATTCTCACACCCCCAACGTCTCCTCGTACAGCATTCTGGCGCTTTCCCTCGGGTTCTCGCTCGCATAGATTGAGCGGCCGACTATTATGTAGTCCGTCCCGGCCTTTAAAACCTCACCCGCCCTGCCGCCCTGGGCACCGACGCCTGGAGTCAGGATTTTGATTCCCGGCTTCAGCTTCGAGCGTATGTACGAAACGCGCTCAGGCCTGGTGGCGGGGGCTATGACGCCGAAGGGCTCAAGTTCGTTGGCCAGTTCGATGAGTTTGTCCGTGGCCGGCTGGATGAATTCCTTCGCGCCCGGATGACTCATCTCGACGACTATTATGGTTTTCCCCAGCTCCATTACGGCATCAACACTGTCACTCCCGACGAAACCGTGCGCTATTATGTAGTCCGCCCCTGCCTCGAAAACCTTGCTCGCTATCAGCCGGTTGGTGTTCGGTATGTCCGCTAGCTTGAGGTCGGCTATTACCGGCAGTCCCGTAACCTGCTTGAGTTCGGTGATAATGCCCAATCCCGAGCCGATTACCAGCGGCCAGTTAACCTTCACCGCCCACAGGTAATCCGCCGTGCACTCGGCTATCTCAAGCGCCCTCTCGCGCTCGTACACGTCAAGGGCGAGGATCAGCCTGCTGTTTTCACTCCCGCTCATTTCGTCACCTCACGAGGGACTTTATCTCCTCAGGAATGACATCCCCCTTCAGGGAGAGTGCCGCGTGGTAGGCGCTCTTCATGGCGTCCGCTTCCTTCTCCGCCCAGGTAACCACCACCAGCTCGCCGTCCTCCAGCCTGAACACTTCCTTAATCCTTTCCGCCAGCTCGGGCATGGTCTCGCTCAGCGGTCTCCCATCCTCAGGGAAAACCGGCTCCCCGTTCCTCACCACCAGTATCATCGCACCCTTTGCGAAGAACCGTATCGCCTCGTCCCTGAGCTCGATGCTCTTGAACTCCCCCGGCTCTCTCACGGTCAGTGCGAATGCAGGATGGCCATCAATCTCCCCTATGCGGCGGACTTCCGAGAAATGCCTTGAGATCCCCTCGAGAAGCCCCATTCCTCTTCCGTTGAGGGAGTGGCCGCGCTGGGTTGATTCTATGACTTCAAGGTTTCCGAGCTTCTTCAGAAGCGTCCTGACGCTGCCCTCACCCAGCTCGAGGACTTCGGATATGGCCTTCCTCCCAGTCGGGTTCCGGAGCATGAACAGAACCGCAACGGCATCCTCAAGCGTGAACTCAGGGTAGGCTCCCCTCTTCCAGCTCATCTTTTTCCCTCCAAGAAAAATATGGCGAGGGGATTAAAAGGTTTGTCAGGTCGGGCTCCTTA encodes the following:
- a CDS encoding adenylyltransferase/cytidyltransferase family protein; translated protein: MSGTEEERRKRIRVLVGGVFDLLHIGHIHFLSQAKALGDELVVIVAHDETVRKRKRREPVNTAEDRAELLRALKMVDEVYIGSPGGIDYELVRRIDPDIVAIGPDQDFNCERLRDALRTHGIEAEVIRIPYLYRSDRAKTSKIIQRIVEAYCD
- a CDS encoding DUF4443 domain-containing protein, encoding MSWKRGAYPEFTLEDAVAVLFMLRNPTGRKAISEVLELGEGSVRTLLKKLGNLEVIESTQRGHSLNGRGMGLLEGISRHFSEVRRIGEIDGHPAFALTVREPGEFKSIELRDEAIRFFAKGAMILVVRNGEPVFPEDGRPLSETMPELAERIKEVFRLEDGELVVVTWAEKEADAMKSAYHAALSLKGDVIPEEIKSLVR
- a CDS encoding RNA-binding protein, which translates into the protein MELKVKHPLSKKEVKEIIREMSETFGEEIAGKMLNRKDRVEVAEFDKTTEILLVNGKPFFIRRKGLIFPLVIALYELSNEEDLRTWPRRVVVDAGAVPFVLKGADVMAAGITDADESIKEGDFVFVVEEDYGRPLAIGIALMDGKAMKEKPKGKAVKNIHHAKDKIWELTVG
- the pyrF gene encoding orotidine-5'-phosphate decarboxylase; the protein is MSGSENSRLILALDVYERERALEIAECTADYLWAVKVNWPLVIGSGLGIITELKQVTGLPVIADLKLADIPNTNRLIASKVFEAGADYIIAHGFVGSDSVDAVMELGKTIIVVEMSHPGAKEFIQPATDKLIELANELEPFGVIAPATRPERVSYIRSKLKPGIKILTPGVGAQGGRAGEVLKAGTDYIIVGRSIYASENPRESARMLYEETLGV